A stretch of the Saprospiraceae bacterium genome encodes the following:
- a CDS encoding isoleucine--tRNA ligase: MIYKEVKGLNLPEIDREILAFWQENDIFKKSIENREGQESFVFYEGPPSANGKPGIHHVMSRAVKDLFCRYQTLKGKKVHRKGGWDTHGLPIELSVEKELGITKEDIGVKISIDDYNHKCRETVMRFKNEWDDVTRKMGYWVDLDHPYITFENEYIESVWYLLKEIYKKGFLYKGYTIQPFSPAAGTGLSSHELNQPGAYREVKDVSAVALFKLKPESYNAAQQAVLNVPGILVAAWTTTPWTLPSNTALAVGETITYTIVECHNPYTHELNRILLAKDLVYKWFKPEHEVFDQLLPANEDKKIHFKILISEIKGKQLEGIRYEALFDYAVPDEGDAHKILIGDFVSTADGTGIVHIAPSFGADDMRVAKKYGIGTLTLVDKQGRFTNEVYDFAGEYVKEDYLSPEEKAKEKIRLGLEKYLSVDERLVIKLKKEGKLFNSQKYLHNYPHCWRTDKPILYYPLDSWFIRVTAVKDRLIALNNTIQWKPAATGTGRFGNWLENLQDWNLSRSRYWGIPLPIWRNADNTIEKCIGSLQELQAEIELANKAFGLNQMLPKDIHRPYIDEIILSSPDGKEKLTRELDLIDVWFDSGSMPYAQIHYPFSNKSLDGLFPADFIAEGVDQTRGWFYTLHAISTMVFDSVAYKAVVSNGLVLDKNGEKMSKRKGNVVDPFLTLNQYGADATRWYLISNADPWENLKFDLDGITEVRNKFFGTLYNTYSFFAIYANIDQFQYDASKALPLSLRSELDQWIVSRLQSVISQYRMYMDDFEPTQAARVIESFVSDDLSNWFVRLSRRRYWKSESSSDKQAAFETLYECLYNSSILIASLAPFFSDWLYKNLIAGLSASDKAKESVHLTDLPDADPALKDMDLERRMDLAQRICSQVLSLRKAQKIRVRQPLKQILIPILQESIQSDVQLVEDIIKSEVNVKEINYISGDAGLVKKKTKPNFRTLGKKLGKHMKEAAELIQNFNEDQISLLEKDLSVSLEIDTQNYSIIKEDVEILSEDIPGWLVSHDGELTVALDISISEELLTEGHARELINRIQNIRKDKDFNVTDKIVIKLQDHKDILKSLQLFKELISMEVLASSIEISNEQFDEQFEWLEEEKIGYRIQIA; this comes from the coding sequence ATGATCTATAAGGAAGTAAAAGGATTGAATTTGCCGGAAATTGACCGAGAAATCCTGGCGTTTTGGCAGGAAAACGACATTTTTAAGAAAAGTATTGAAAATCGGGAAGGACAGGAGTCTTTCGTGTTTTATGAAGGGCCACCCTCTGCCAATGGCAAACCTGGAATTCACCACGTGATGTCACGTGCTGTAAAAGACCTTTTTTGTAGATATCAGACCTTAAAAGGAAAAAAAGTACATCGAAAAGGGGGCTGGGATACCCACGGTTTGCCCATCGAACTCAGTGTGGAAAAAGAATTGGGAATCACAAAGGAAGATATCGGAGTTAAAATCTCCATTGATGACTACAACCATAAATGCCGGGAAACCGTCATGCGATTTAAAAATGAATGGGACGATGTAACTCGAAAAATGGGGTATTGGGTTGATCTGGATCATCCATACATCACCTTTGAAAACGAATACATTGAATCTGTTTGGTATCTTTTAAAAGAAATCTATAAGAAGGGATTTTTATACAAAGGATATACCATTCAACCCTTTTCACCAGCTGCCGGAACCGGTCTTAGTTCGCATGAATTAAATCAACCGGGCGCATACCGTGAAGTAAAAGATGTATCGGCGGTTGCTTTGTTTAAATTAAAACCTGAATCCTATAATGCGGCTCAACAAGCAGTTCTAAATGTTCCAGGTATTTTAGTTGCAGCCTGGACCACTACGCCATGGACCTTACCAAGTAATACTGCATTGGCAGTAGGAGAAACAATTACTTACACTATTGTCGAATGTCATAATCCATATACACACGAATTAAATAGAATTTTACTTGCAAAGGATCTAGTCTATAAATGGTTTAAACCAGAACATGAAGTATTTGATCAACTACTTCCAGCGAATGAGGATAAAAAAATTCATTTTAAAATTCTCATTTCTGAAATTAAGGGAAAACAATTAGAAGGCATTCGATATGAAGCTTTATTTGATTATGCAGTCCCTGATGAAGGCGATGCACATAAAATTCTAATCGGTGATTTTGTTTCTACTGCAGATGGAACCGGAATTGTACACATCGCACCCTCTTTTGGTGCCGATGATATGCGCGTAGCAAAAAAATACGGCATCGGTACACTGACACTTGTAGATAAACAAGGTCGTTTTACAAATGAAGTATATGACTTTGCCGGTGAATATGTAAAAGAAGATTATCTCAGCCCTGAAGAAAAAGCCAAAGAAAAAATCAGACTGGGTCTTGAAAAATATTTATCAGTTGACGAACGCTTGGTAATCAAATTAAAAAAGGAAGGCAAACTTTTTAATTCACAAAAATATCTACACAACTATCCGCATTGTTGGCGTACGGACAAACCCATTTTGTATTACCCATTAGACAGTTGGTTTATCAGAGTTACCGCTGTAAAAGATCGGCTGATCGCTTTAAATAATACCATTCAATGGAAACCTGCTGCGACAGGCACCGGACGCTTTGGGAATTGGTTAGAAAATCTTCAGGATTGGAATCTTTCCCGTTCAAGGTATTGGGGAATCCCATTACCCATTTGGAGAAATGCAGATAATACGATTGAAAAATGCATCGGATCCTTACAAGAATTACAAGCAGAAATTGAACTGGCAAATAAAGCATTTGGACTAAATCAAATGTTACCAAAAGACATCCATCGACCATATATCGATGAAATCATTTTATCGAGTCCGGATGGAAAAGAAAAACTAACGCGTGAATTGGATTTAATTGATGTTTGGTTTGATTCGGGTTCTATGCCCTATGCTCAAATCCATTATCCTTTTTCTAATAAATCTTTAGACGGTTTGTTTCCTGCTGATTTTATTGCCGAAGGCGTTGACCAAACGCGTGGTTGGTTTTACACCTTGCACGCCATATCAACCATGGTATTTGATAGTGTGGCTTATAAAGCGGTTGTTTCCAATGGACTGGTATTGGACAAGAATGGTGAAAAAATGTCCAAGCGAAAAGGAAATGTAGTAGATCCCTTTTTAACCTTAAATCAATACGGTGCAGATGCAACCCGATGGTATCTGATCAGCAATGCAGATCCATGGGAAAATTTAAAATTTGATTTAGATGGAATCACTGAAGTGCGAAATAAGTTTTTCGGTACCTTATACAATACCTATTCCTTTTTTGCCATCTATGCCAACATCGATCAGTTTCAATACGATGCTTCCAAGGCATTGCCCTTGTCATTGCGTTCTGAGTTGGATCAATGGATTGTTTCTCGTTTGCAATCGGTCATTAGCCAATACAGAATGTATATGGATGATTTCGAGCCCACCCAAGCTGCGCGGGTAATTGAAAGTTTTGTTTCTGATGATTTATCCAATTGGTTTGTACGTTTATCACGACGTCGTTATTGGAAATCAGAATCCTCCAGTGATAAACAAGCTGCTTTTGAAACGCTGTATGAATGTTTATACAATAGCTCGATTTTAATTGCATCGCTAGCTCCATTTTTCTCTGACTGGCTTTATAAGAATTTAATTGCAGGACTTTCTGCATCTGACAAAGCCAAAGAATCTGTTCATTTAACAGATCTACCGGATGCGGATCCTGCTTTAAAAGACATGGATCTGGAACGCCGTATGGATTTAGCACAACGCATTTGTTCGCAAGTGCTGTCCTTGCGAAAAGCACAAAAAATTCGTGTGCGACAACCTTTGAAGCAAATTTTAATTCCAATTCTGCAAGAATCTATCCAATCAGATGTACAACTGGTTGAAGACATTATTAAATCTGAAGTTAACGTAAAAGAAATCAATTACATTTCCGGAGATGCCGGACTGGTAAAGAAAAAAACAAAACCAAATTTTAGAACGCTCGGTAAAAAACTGGGTAAACACATGAAAGAAGCGGCAGAACTCATTCAAAACTTTAATGAAGATCAAATTAGCCTCTTGGAAAAAGATTTGAGTGTTTCGTTGGAAATTGATACACAAAACTATTCCATTATAAAAGAAGATGTTGAAATTTTATCCGAAGATATTCCAGGATGGTTGGTAAGTCATGATGGTGAATTAACGGTTGCATTGGACATCAGTATCAGTGAAGAACTCCTGACAGAAGGACACGCACGCGAACTAATCAACCGGATACAAAATATTCGCAAGGATAAAGACTTTAATGTGACGGACAAAATTGTAATAAAGCTTCAGGATCATAAGGATATTTTAAAATCTCTACAACTATTTAAAGAATTAATCAGCATGGAAGTGTTGGCATCATCTATTGAAATTTCAAATGAGCAATTTGATGAACAGTTTGAAT